In Miscanthus floridulus cultivar M001 chromosome 5, ASM1932011v1, whole genome shotgun sequence, one genomic interval encodes:
- the LOC136453927 gene encoding uncharacterized protein At4g15970-like isoform X1 — MQMRHRPKLFTQIVCMGTLGVNRELYLLFFFSLYRLIKSTAKLLPPFREKKIVCMVVRVPANLTETLTFKRDDHAQVMFKGLADLLPKVAMDDRTVIITSVNDAWAQPGSLLDLYLDSFKNGEDTAHLLDHLLVVSLDARGFDSCKAVHPHCYLLNATSVDMSSAKPFMSPDYLELVWTKLVFQQRVLELGYNFLFTDCDMVWFRNPFRHFPVYADMSCSSDDFKPSRAPLDNPLNTGLYYMKSTNRTIEMMKYWRAARERFPGQHDQAVFVNIRHELVGKLHVKIEPLDTVYYGGFCEYHDDPEKVCTVHADCCVGLDTKVHDLKDFAADWKNYTSLTPEARQKGAFKWTYPTRCRDSIGWRKP; from the exons ATGCAAATGAG GCATCGCCCAAAACTCTTCACCCAAATCGTATGCATGGGGACGCTGGGTGTAAATAGGGAGTTGTATTTGctcttttttttctctttatatcgtctaataaaatccacggcaaagcttttgccgccctttcgagaaaaaaaaattgtatgCATGGTTGTACGTGTACCTGCCAATCTAACAGAGACTTTAACCTTTAAGCGTGACGATCATGCACAGGTCATGTTCAAGGGCCTAGCCGACCTGCTACCGAAAGTTGCGATGGACGACAGGACAGTGATCATCACGTCGGTGAACGACGCATGGGCGCAGCCGGGCTCCCTGCTTGACCTCTACCTCGACAGCTTCAAGAACGGCGAGGACACCGCGCACCTCCTCGACCACCTCCTCGTTGTCTCCCTCGACGCCCGAGGGTTCGACAGCTGCAAGGCCGTGCACCCTCACTGCTACCTCCTCAACGCCACGTCCGTGGACATGAGCTCCGCCAAGCCGTTCATGAGCCCGGACTACCTGGAGCTCGTCTGGACCAAGCTCGTCTTCCAGCAGCGCGTGCTGGAGCTCGGCTACAACTTCCTCTTCACG GACTGCGACATGGTATGGTTTCGCAACCCGTTCCGGCACTTCCCCGTGTACGCCGACATGAGCTGCTCGTCGGATGACTTCAAGCCGTCGCGCGCGCCGCTGGACAACCCGCTCAACACCGGCCTCTACTACATGAAGTCGACGAACCGGACCATCGAGATGATGAAGTACTGGCGGGCGGCTAGGGAGAGGTTCCCGGGGCAGCACGACCAGGCGGTGTTCGTCAACATCAGGCATGAGCTTGTGGGCAAGCTGCATGTCAAGATCGAGCCGCTGGACACGGTGTACTACGGCGGGTTCTGCGAGTACCACGACGACCCAGAGAAGGTCTGCACCGTCCACGCCGACTGCTGCGTTGGGCTGGACACCAAGGTGCACGATCTCAAGGACTTCGCCGCGGACTGGAAGAACTACACGAGCCTGACGCCGGAGGCGAGGCAGAAGGGTGCTTTCAAGTGGACGTACCCGACTAGGTGCCGGGATTCCATAGGTTGGCGTAAGCCTTGA
- the LOC136453927 gene encoding uncharacterized protein At4g15970-like isoform X2 produces the protein MAMGLGFRMSKEAAGSHAVSFFLGAVLPTALLFFLASDRLSEGLSSISRSWGNGPAGGDDANEVMFKGLADLLPKVAMDDRTVIITSVNDAWAQPGSLLDLYLDSFKNGEDTAHLLDHLLVVSLDARGFDSCKAVHPHCYLLNATSVDMSSAKPFMSPDYLELVWTKLVFQQRVLELGYNFLFTDCDMVWFRNPFRHFPVYADMSCSSDDFKPSRAPLDNPLNTGLYYMKSTNRTIEMMKYWRAARERFPGQHDQAVFVNIRHELVGKLHVKIEPLDTVYYGGFCEYHDDPEKVCTVHADCCVGLDTKVHDLKDFAADWKNYTSLTPEARQKGAFKWTYPTRCRDSIGWRKP, from the exons ATGGCCATGGGGCTGGGGTTTCGGATGAGCAAGGAGGCGGCGGGCAGCCACGCGGTGTCGTTCTTCCTCGGCGCGGTGCTGCCCActgccctcctcttcttcctcgcgtccGACCGCCTCAGCGAGGGCTTGTCCAGCATCTCGCGCAGCTGGGGGAACGGGCCGGCGGGCGGCGACGATGCAAATGAG GTCATGTTCAAGGGCCTAGCCGACCTGCTACCGAAAGTTGCGATGGACGACAGGACAGTGATCATCACGTCGGTGAACGACGCATGGGCGCAGCCGGGCTCCCTGCTTGACCTCTACCTCGACAGCTTCAAGAACGGCGAGGACACCGCGCACCTCCTCGACCACCTCCTCGTTGTCTCCCTCGACGCCCGAGGGTTCGACAGCTGCAAGGCCGTGCACCCTCACTGCTACCTCCTCAACGCCACGTCCGTGGACATGAGCTCCGCCAAGCCGTTCATGAGCCCGGACTACCTGGAGCTCGTCTGGACCAAGCTCGTCTTCCAGCAGCGCGTGCTGGAGCTCGGCTACAACTTCCTCTTCACG GACTGCGACATGGTATGGTTTCGCAACCCGTTCCGGCACTTCCCCGTGTACGCCGACATGAGCTGCTCGTCGGATGACTTCAAGCCGTCGCGCGCGCCGCTGGACAACCCGCTCAACACCGGCCTCTACTACATGAAGTCGACGAACCGGACCATCGAGATGATGAAGTACTGGCGGGCGGCTAGGGAGAGGTTCCCGGGGCAGCACGACCAGGCGGTGTTCGTCAACATCAGGCATGAGCTTGTGGGCAAGCTGCATGTCAAGATCGAGCCGCTGGACACGGTGTACTACGGCGGGTTCTGCGAGTACCACGACGACCCAGAGAAGGTCTGCACCGTCCACGCCGACTGCTGCGTTGGGCTGGACACCAAGGTGCACGATCTCAAGGACTTCGCCGCGGACTGGAAGAACTACACGAGCCTGACGCCGGAGGCGAGGCAGAAGGGTGCTTTCAAGTGGACGTACCCGACTAGGTGCCGGGATTCCATAGGTTGGCGTAAGCCTTGA